TCCTGCTCCTGATAAAGCAGAATTGATTGCTCGTATCATTGAATTAACCAATGATATCATTGAGTACATGAAACAGCATGATTTTAATTTGTCAGCTCTTGTTCAGGCAGTTGACTTTGACAAGTTAGCCTTGGTTCAAGAGGGAGCAAATGCCATGTGTGTTTCAGAGGAAGTGAAGAAACGTTTTGAAGTTATGGTTAGGGAATTATTCAAACTGTTTAAGTATGTCGAAAAACAAGAAATCACAGATCAGTACCGAGCTTATAAAAATGCTATCAGTGCAGTTTATGACCAGATGCAGGAAAAAAGGAAGCATTCGGATAATACAGATTTAATGATTCAGCTGCACAATATAGTTAGTGAATATATCAAAGTTGTTAAGCTACCAGATCATGTAAACGAAGATGGTGGTGGATACTTAGCTGAAAGTCGCCGCTTTGATATTAGCCATATTGACTTTGAACGCTTGCAGCAGGAATTTGCACGTGTTAAGAATAAGAATCTTCTTATGAAAGATTTACAGGAGCTTATCAATGACAGGCTGGATAATATGATGAAGCGCAACCCATCGCGTATTAACTATTATGAACAATATCAGAAAATTATTGAGGAATACAATGCTGAACAGGATAAAGCTGCCATAGAGAAAACATTTATTGACTTAACTAACTTCGTAAATGATCTGGATGATGAGGAAAAAAGATACGTACGGGAAGGATTTAACAATGACGAAGAATTGGCTATGTATGATTTGCTTTTAAAGGACTCACTTACTCCGGCTGAGATTAAAAAGGTTAAAAAGCTTGCCAAGGTATTGTTGGAACGAATCAAGGATAAAATCAGTGAATTAGATCATTGGACAGAAAAGGAAGAAACTCAGGCAGCAGTCGATATACTTATCAGAGATACCCTATGGAGTGAACTACCTGATAGTTACGATGATAGATTATTAAATGAATATCGCCGAAAGATTTATGAGTTTGTATATACCACTTATCCGGCGGCGTAGAAACATTAACGACGAGCGTTATAGGTGTATAAAGGAAAGCTGGTGAAGATATTGAAGATGTATGTTGGGATCACGGACTATGACTGGTTTAAAACTTTAAAGCAGGCAAATTGTGACGAAGTGAACTTTTGGAAACCTGGAGGAAAAACAAATTTCAAAGCTCTTGACGAAGGTGATTTGTTTTTATTTAAATTACATAGTCCACAAGATTATATTGTAGGCGGTGGCTTTTTTCTGAAGTTCTCAATATTACCATCTTCATTAGCATGGGAAGCTTTTGGATTAGCTAATGGAGCTAGGAGTCTATTCGAGTTACATGACAGGATATATAAATATAGAAAGACAAATCGTATATCTGATCCGGATCCTCAGATTGGCTGTATTATATTATCGATGCCTTTTTATTTAGAAGAAGATGACTGGATCACTGTTCCGGACAATTGGAGCAAAAACATCGTACAAGGTAAGACGTACGATACTTCTGAACATTATGGTAAGCTGTTATATCAACAAATACAGGAAGTGTTATATAGCCAGAGATTCAATAAAAATCTACTGAGAGAAGACTCCGTAAATAGCCGATATGGTAAAGAACAGAAGATAAAACCAAGAATAGGGCAGGGTGCTTTCAAGATCCTTATTACTGATGCTTACCATAGAAGATGTGCAATAACTGGTGAAAAAACATTACCCGTATTAGAGGCAGCCCATATTAAACCATTTAGTCTTGATGGACCTCATGAAATTAATAATGGTCTACTACTTAGAAGAGATTTTCATACCTTGTTTGATCGGGGGTACATAACAATTGATAAAGAATTCAATGTTGAGGTAAGCCGCCGCATCAAGGAAGACTTTGGAAATGGTAAAGAGTACTATGCACACCATGGAAGTAAGTTGATAATTTTGCCGGGGAAAAAAGAACAACTTCCAGGTCCACACTATTTAGAATGGCATAATGAGAATATATATTTGGGATAAGTCATAGAACAAAGAAGGTATAAGCATTATTCATTTATTGAAAAGGGGGATGGTGTAAAATGGCTCAGATTAATGCCAACAAATTGATCGACTTTATTAAGCTGTACTTTCCAGAGGATGCGACTGAAATCTCTGATGCATTGGATTTACTAAGCCTTGCATTGGATGGACTGCTGAGTAGCACAAATACGACTATAGCAGAATTCCATAAGAATAAAGATTTTGACAAAGGAATGGAATTGTGGGAGTTTTCTAAATCGGTGGCAGAGATCCAAGAAGAAATTAATGAATATTCAACTTTGATAAGCATAGATGCTGAAATTGATGAAGAAGAGCCTGAAGAAGAACCAGATGAAATAGAAGAGCAGAGAACCATACCAAATTATTCGGATTATGCAGTTGATTCTTCTATACCTCATACCCTTTATGAAGATTTCACCCATAAGAAGGCTGTTGCATTTTTATTTAATAATAATCGACATCCAGCAAAAGACTGGAAAGATGTGTTGCTGCAAACATGTGATTTGCTAGCAGAGATAGATGCTGCTAAGTTTTCAGAGTTTATTAATGACCCTGGCATGAGAGGAAGAAAGATTTCTTATTTCAGCAAAAAGCATGTTGATAGAAAAAATGCCAAAATGAAAAACATTGATATTTATGTCTGGACTAATTTGAGTGCAAACAGCATAAGAAATCTTATAAGGAAGCTGCTCAAGAAGTTTAATATAAAATTGACTAATTATTATGTTTATCTAAGAGCAGATTATACTCCATTACATAAAAATGAGAAGGTGAAAGATGAATTTGATACTATGCAATATGATTACAATAATGAGGACAAAATTGGGAAATTAGTCCGACAAACACTGAGGCAACTTTCAAATAGGCAATACCGATTTACTGATAAAGAATTAAACTCAATGTTGTCAAAGCAATGGTCAAAAGAAGTACTGAAAATAGATTATCCACTTCTTAGAAAAGTTGAAGATGATAAAGATATTTCTGTTCAAATTAAGGATGGAATGTATGGCCGCTATTGGAAAGAGATTTTTGAATTTAACGGAATGAAGTTTTTGGCTACGAGCCAGTGGTATGAGCGACATAGAGAGCCTTTTACACGTTGGATAACAAATTTGCAGGATTAAAATCAGTATTATGACCTAATGTAAAAAACACCCTAATGGGTGGTAAGCGCCTAATAAGACAGTGTATAGAAACTTCCCTATAACTATGGGACAATTTTCTAAACTAAAGTATTTAAAGTTTTTAGAGTTAAGTTGAAAAACTTTAATGGGAGGTTTAGAGTTGAATACTAGGGAAGTCACTAGTCAATATCGTTTGAACCAGTGGACTGAGATCGTCCGCCAATGCCGTAGTAGCGGTCAAACTATCGCTGTGTGGTGTGAAGAGAATAATATTAAACGAACAAGTTATTACTATTGGTTAAAAAAGATTCGCCAAGCAGCGTGTGAAACACTTCCATCACTTAATGAAAACAATACTATAGTTCCGGTAAACATATCTGACCTAGCTGTTAAAATTGATCCTTCGGATCAAGAATCAACATCGGATATTGTGATACATATTGGCGCTGTAAAACTGGAAATTCGAAACACGGCATCCGCTATATTAATCGAAAATGTTTTTAAGGTACTGAAAAATGTTCGGTGATATCTCCAAAGCAGAGAAAATCTATATCGCTTGTGGTTATACCGATATGAGAAAATCAATTGATGGTCTTGCCGCCATTGTTCAACAAAACTTTCAGTTAAACCCTTTCCAGAATAGCCTATTTCTCTTTTGTGGCCGCAGGCGCGATCGATTGAAAGCACTCTTTTGGGAGGGGGATGGTTTTGTTCTCCTTTACAAGAGACTGGAAAACGGAAGTTTTCAATGGCCAATGAATGCCGAAGCCGTTCGCTCCATTACATACCAGGAATTTCGATGGCTTTTAGAAGGTTTATCAATAGACCAACCTAGAGCCGTGAAAAAGGTCAATATTTCAGCCTGTATTTAACATCAAAAAGCCCATCAAAAACGCATGGTTACTGGGTTTTTTGATGTTTTTATGCTATACTGCTTAGAGTAGAAAACACAAAGGAACGGTATTTTATGAGCGATGCAAATCAGGTACAAGAACTTCAAAATCGCATAAGCGAACTTGAGCTGGAAAACAAAAGGCTCCACGATACAGTTGAATATCTGACGCGCAAGCTCTTCGGCAGAAGTACTGAGAAGACATCGTCCTTTTCTTTGGGGCAGATGTCTCTTTTTGATGAAGCAGAAACTCAAGCGGATCCGATGGCTCCAGAGCCTGATCTTAAAGAAGTACAAGGTTGCCGACGGAAAAAATTTAAAGGGCAGCGAATGGAACTCTTGAAAGATATTCCTCACGATAAACGACTCTGTACTCTTGATGAACACGACCGCTTTTGCGAAGCTTGCAACACCACACTTGTATCAGTTGGTGAAGAATTCGTCCGTACTGAAATCGAATTCATTCCTGCAAAAGTAAGGGTCATCGATTATTATCGTGAAACTTTTGAATGCCGTACTTGCCGTAAGAACGGAGAACCCTACATGGAAAAATCACCAATGCCTTATCCGGTGATTCAGCATTCCATGGCTTCTCCTTCCACAGTGGCATGGGTTATGTATCAGAAATTCGTCAATGCCATGCCCCTTTACCGTCAGGAAAAAGAATGGCAAACACTAGGTGTACACCTTAGCCGTGCTACCATGGCTAATTGGATTCTAGTTGCGTCCCGCGACTGGTTGATGCCATTGGTGGAGTTAATGCATAAGAAGCTCTTACAAGAAAAATATCTGCATGCTGACGAGACGACCGTCCAAGTGATGAATGAGGTGGGGCGGAAAAATACCACCGATTCTTACATGTGGGTATATAGCTCCGGTGAACATTGCAAACACCCTATTCGAATCTTCGAGTATCAACCCGGCAGAAGCGGCAAATACCCTGAGAAATTCCTAAATGGGTTCAAAGGGTACCTTCACTCGGATGCATATAAAGGGTACAAAAAGGTTTCTGAAATCACAAGGTGCCTATGTTGGACGCATCTTCGGCGGAAATTCGTAGATGCTATGCCAAAAGATATAAATAGTCCGGAAGCGACCCTTCCGGGTCAAGGTATTTTATTCTGCAACAAACTATTTGAAATTGAAAAGAAGCTTACCAAGCTCTCGAGTGAAGAACGTAAATCAGAGCGTCTGAAACAAGAAAAACCTGTTTTAGATGCTTTTTGGGCGTGGATCGAATCCACCAGAAGCAAAGTGTTACCCAAATCCAAACTAAATGACGCTTTGACTTATGCTTTGAATAATAAGAAAGAGTTTATGAATTATCTCAAGGATGGTAACTGCTCTATTTCTAACAACCTTGCGGAAAATAGTATTCGTCCCTTTACAATAGGACGCAAAAACTGGTTATTTAGCGGAAGCCCGAAAGGAGCTTCGGCGAGTGCCGCTGTTTATAGCATCATAGAAAGTGCAAAAGCCAATGGTCTTAATCCATATAAATATCTTTATTTCATCTTTAGTCAATTGCCGGGAGTACAGTTCGCCCAACACCCAGAATTTCTAGAAGATTACCTTCCATGGAATTCAGAAGTTCAAGAAGCATGCAAATAGAGCAAAACTCAGTTTACTTGAGATTTGCTCTTTTTTCTATACACCAAGTTATTGGACGCTTACAATGGGTGTTTTTTAGTTGTATGCAAATAATGTTTATAAATTATGTCAAGGAGGTGATGCCTATGCTTGCGTTGGTATATGTATTCTAGCTTTAATAATAAAAATTAAGGAGGAAAACACATGATTGGTATCGAGCAATATCAAAAAATCCAGGAATATAAAGCACTTGGACTTGCCCAGACCAAGACTGCTAAAGCGCTGGGGATCACCTATACTTCTGTCAGTAAATAC
The genomic region above belongs to Defluviitalea saccharophila and contains:
- a CDS encoding HNH endonuclease, with the translated sequence MYKGKLVKILKMYVGITDYDWFKTLKQANCDEVNFWKPGGKTNFKALDEGDLFLFKLHSPQDYIVGGGFFLKFSILPSSLAWEAFGLANGARSLFELHDRIYKYRKTNRISDPDPQIGCIILSMPFYLEEDDWITVPDNWSKNIVQGKTYDTSEHYGKLLYQQIQEVLYSQRFNKNLLREDSVNSRYGKEQKIKPRIGQGAFKILITDAYHRRCAITGEKTLPVLEAAHIKPFSLDGPHEINNGLLLRRDFHTLFDRGYITIDKEFNVEVSRRIKEDFGNGKEYYAHHGSKLIILPGKKEQLPGPHYLEWHNENIYLG
- the tnpA gene encoding IS66 family insertion sequence element accessory protein TnpA, whose product is MNTREVTSQYRLNQWTEIVRQCRSSGQTIAVWCEENNIKRTSYYYWLKKIRQAACETLPSLNENNTIVPVNISDLAVKIDPSDQESTSDIVIHIGAVKLEIRNTASAILIENVFKVLKNVR
- the tnpB gene encoding IS66 family insertion sequence element accessory protein TnpB (TnpB, as the term is used for proteins encoded by IS66 family insertion elements, is considered an accessory protein, since TnpC, encoded by a neighboring gene, is a DDE family transposase.), translating into MFGDISKAEKIYIACGYTDMRKSIDGLAAIVQQNFQLNPFQNSLFLFCGRRRDRLKALFWEGDGFVLLYKRLENGSFQWPMNAEAVRSITYQEFRWLLEGLSIDQPRAVKKVNISACI
- the tnpC gene encoding IS66 family transposase, yielding MSDANQVQELQNRISELELENKRLHDTVEYLTRKLFGRSTEKTSSFSLGQMSLFDEAETQADPMAPEPDLKEVQGCRRKKFKGQRMELLKDIPHDKRLCTLDEHDRFCEACNTTLVSVGEEFVRTEIEFIPAKVRVIDYYRETFECRTCRKNGEPYMEKSPMPYPVIQHSMASPSTVAWVMYQKFVNAMPLYRQEKEWQTLGVHLSRATMANWILVASRDWLMPLVELMHKKLLQEKYLHADETTVQVMNEVGRKNTTDSYMWVYSSGEHCKHPIRIFEYQPGRSGKYPEKFLNGFKGYLHSDAYKGYKKVSEITRCLCWTHLRRKFVDAMPKDINSPEATLPGQGILFCNKLFEIEKKLTKLSSEERKSERLKQEKPVLDAFWAWIESTRSKVLPKSKLNDALTYALNNKKEFMNYLKDGNCSISNNLAENSIRPFTIGRKNWLFSGSPKGASASAAVYSIIESAKANGLNPYKYLYFIFSQLPGVQFAQHPEFLEDYLPWNSEVQEACK